Part of the Leifsonia soli genome is shown below.
ACCTCCACGCCGCCGCGGCGGTGGACGGAGGCGCGGTGGGCGTCCTCCTTCACGACGATGGTGTCGAGCAGGGGATGCGCGTCGAAGAGCCGGCGGGCGTCGCCGTGCCCGAAACAGGCCTCGGCCTCGTCGCGGCCGAGGAAGAGCAGGTCGGCTTGGGCTACCAGAGCCGTCAGTGCGGAGGTGTCGCCGTCGCCCCACAGCTGCGGACGATAGTTGAGGTCGACGCTGAGCCGGGTGTCCGGGCCCAGCACGGCCCGCAGGCCCGTGACGGCCTCGGCTGCTGTGGGAGACAGGGCCGCCGTGATGCCCGACGTGTGGACGAGCTCGGCAGAGGTCAGAAGCGCTGCGGCTGCAGGCGAGGCCAGCGTGGCGGACGACAGGGCGGAGGCTGCGGATCCACTGCGGTGGTAGTGCATCCGGGTGCTCACATCCCCGGCCGTGCGGGTCGTCTCCTTGACGTAGAGCCCGGTCGGCCGGGAGGGGTCGAGTTCGACCGCGGACGTGTCAACACCCGACTCGCCGGCGACCCGGCGGATGCGTGCACCGAACCCGTCGGTTCCGAGCCGGGAGACCCAGGACGTGGGAAGGCCCAGGCGCGCGAGGCTGGTCGCGACGTTGAACTCCGCCCCGCCGACATCCGAACCGAACCTGTCCGCCTCTGCCAACGCCCGCTGGTCTTCCGGGTAGAGGACCACCATCGCCTCACCGATCGTCACCTGGAGGCCGGCGCTTCGCATGCGGTGCCCTTCCTGGATCGACTGTGGCCATGCTAGACAAGGTTGCACAGAAGGCGCAATCAGCGTTGCGTCATGTGCAACCACGAAGGAGGCTCATGGCCGAGTACAAGGCGATGCCTCTCGGCGAGCCGCCGCTCACGGTCGACGCGCTCGCCGCTGAGCCCCGAACGCTGGCCGACTTCCCGACACCGCTGGTCACCCTCAGCGAGAAGGCGCTCGCCCACAACCTCCGGACGATGTCGGCTTGGTGCGCGTCGGCCGGAGTCGGGCTCGCCCCGCACGGCAAGACCACGATGAGCATGACCCTCTGGCAACGGCAGCTGGATGCGGGCGCCTGGGGCATCACCGTCGCAACACCGTGGCAGGCGACCGTTGCGCTGGACTGGGGCGTCCCGCGGATACTGCTGGCGAACGAGCTGGTGCAGCCGGCGGCGATCCGGGCGCTCGCCCCGCACGCGGCCCGGTTGACGGTGTGGGCCGACTCGATCCGTGCCGTGGAGCTCCTTGCCGATGGGCTGAGCGACGCCGGAGCGACGGTTCCGCTGGCGGTGCTCGTCGAGCTCGGCGGTGCCGGGGGCCGCACAGGGGCCCGGGGCGTCCCGGCCGCCCTCGAGGTGGCGCGCGCCATCGCCTCCGCACCCGCCCTCCGCCTGGCCGGGGTCGGCGGATACGAGGGGGCGCTGGCACACGACGCATCGACCGCGTCCCTCGAGCGCGTCAGGGCCTACCTCGCCGAGATGGTGCGGTTGCACCGCGAACTGGATGCGCAGGGGCTCTACCCGGCGGAGGGAGAGGTGCTGCTCACCGCCGGCGGAAGCGCGTACTTCGACGACGTCGCGGCGATCCTGGCCCCGCTCCGCGACCCCGAGGGGGCACGCGGCCGCCCCGTCGATGTGCTGCTCCGCTCCGGCGCGTACATCACGCATGACGACGGCTTCTACCGCGGGATCACTCCGTTCTCGCGCGGTGGCTCCGGCGAGGGGCTCCGCGCGGCGATCCACGGCTGGGCGACCGTCCTGTCGCGGCCGGAACCGGAGCTGGTCCTGGTGGATGCGGGCAAGCGCGATCTCCCGTACGACGAGGGCCTCCCCGAGGTTCAGGCGGTCCGGTCGCTGCGCGGTGGGCCTGCAATGCCGTTCGCCGGCGCGGCGGTGACCGGCATCAACGACCAGCACGCGTTCATCCGTGTTCCCGCCGATGCCGTGATCGAGGTCGGCGACGTCGTCCGGCTGGGCCTGTCGCATCCCTGCACCGCGTTCGACAAATGGCGTGCGCTCCCGCTCGTGGACGATGCGCTGGCCGACGACCCCCGGGTCATCGGCGTGATCGAGACCTGCTTCGGGTAGGCGGCCGGATGCTCATCCCCGCACTGGAACAGGACCGCACGCTCGCCGTCGTCCGCGCGCCTCGCATCGACGACCCCATCGCCCTCTGCCGGGCGCTGGCGGCGGGCGGGATCCGGACGGTCGAGTTCACCTTCACGACACCGGGAGTCGAAGCGGTCATCGCGGAAGCGGTTCGCGGCGCGGACGGCGTGATCATCGGGGCCGGGACCGTGACGGATGCCCGCTCGGCGGAGGCGGCTCTCGCGGCGGGCGCGCAGTTCCTCGTCACGCCCGGCATCAGCGAGGGGGCCGCGGGCGTCGCGCGGGACGCCGGTGTCCCCATCCTGCTCGGCGCGCTGACGCCGTCGGAGGTGATGCGCGCGGTGGCACTCGGCGCCGCGGCGGTCAAGATCTTCCCTGCAGGCCTCGTCGGGCCGGCGTACCTCGCCGATCTGCGCGGCCCCTTCCCCGATGTTCGCGTCGTGCCGTCCGGAGGCCTCGACGCCGGCAACGCCGCCGAGTGGATGCGGGCGGGAGCTCTCGCGGTGACGGCCGGCACCAGCGTGGTCGGCGCCGCTCGGATCCAGGCGGGGGACTGGGCGGACGTGACCGAGCGTGCGCGCGAGTTCTCGGCCGCGGCCCTGAGCGCATGACGGCGGTCCTGCTCCGCGGCGGCCTGATCCTGGACGGCTCCGGGCGCCCCGGTGTCATCGGCGACGTGCTGGTCGAGGACGGACGGATCGCGAGGGCGGGAGGCCGTATCTCCGCGCCGCGGGCCCGGGTCGTCCCCGCGGAGGGTCTGGCCGTCGCTCCCGGGTTCATCGACATGCACGCCCACTCCGACCTGGCAGTCCTCACCGACCCGGACCATCGGGCGAAAGCGACGCAGGGAGTCACCACCGAGGTGCTCGGGCAGGACGGCCTCTCCTACGCCCCCGTCACCGACCGGACGCTGCCGGTCGTTCGCGAGCAGATCGCCGGCTGGAACGGCATCCCGGAGACCGTCGGCTTCTCGTGGCGGAGCGTCGCCGGGTATCTGGAGGAGCTGGACGCGCATCCGCTCGCCGTGAATGCCGCCTATCTGCTGCCCCACGGCACCATCCGGATGAACGTCGTCGGACTGGAGGACAGGCCGCCGACGGCCGACGAGCTCGAGCGGATGCGCGCCGAGGTGGACCGCGGGATGCGCGAGGGAGCCTTCGGCCTGTCGGCGGGGCTGTCGTACGTGCCCGGGATGTTCGCCGGCACCGACGAACTCGTCGAGCTCTGCACGGTCGTCGCCCGCCATGGCGGGTTCTTCGCCCCGCATCAACGGTCGTACGGGGCGGGGGCGCTGGACGGGTACGCCGAGATGATCGACGTCGCCGCGCGGTCCGGCTGCGCCCTGCATCTCACCCACGCCACGATGAACTTCGACGTGAACCGGGGCCGCGCCGGCGAGTTGCTCGGCCTGGTCGATCGGGCCGTGGCCGGTGGCGTCGACGTGAGCCTCGACAGCTACCCCTACCTCCCCGGCTCGACCACCCTCTCCGCGCTCCTCCCGAGCTGGGTGCAGGCCGGTGGACCGGAGTCGACTCTGGAGCGGCTCCGCGACCGGGACGTGCGCCTCCGTGTCGCGCGCGAGCTCGCCACGACGGGAAGCGACGGAAGCCACGGCGTCGCGGTGGACTGGGCCGTCGTCCAGGTCGCCGGTGTCCGCGACGCGTCGCTCGCCGCCCTGGTCGGCCGCACCATCGCCGATCTCGCACGCAGCGAGGGGCGCCCGCCCGAGGAGCTGTACTTCGACCTGCTCGTGCGCGACCGTCTGGGAACGACGATCCTGCATCATGTCG
Proteins encoded:
- a CDS encoding sugar kinase yields the protein MRSAGLQVTIGEAMVVLYPEDQRALAEADRFGSDVGGAEFNVATSLARLGLPTSWVSRLGTDGFGARIRRVAGESGVDTSAVELDPSRPTGLYVKETTRTAGDVSTRMHYHRSGSAASALSSATLASPAAAALLTSAELVHTSGITAALSPTAAEAVTGLRAVLGPDTRLSVDLNYRPQLWGDGDTSALTALVAQADLLFLGRDEAEACFGHGDARRLFDAHPLLDTIVVKEDAHRASVHRRGGVEVHVRCLSVDVVEPIGAGDAFAAGFLCGLAERRDDAACLRLGHALAALALTSAGDRPLSVPDEMDRERIAGASDEDWASWAVSPGASPWRRSS
- a CDS encoding alanine racemase codes for the protein MAEYKAMPLGEPPLTVDALAAEPRTLADFPTPLVTLSEKALAHNLRTMSAWCASAGVGLAPHGKTTMSMTLWQRQLDAGAWGITVATPWQATVALDWGVPRILLANELVQPAAIRALAPHAARLTVWADSIRAVELLADGLSDAGATVPLAVLVELGGAGGRTGARGVPAALEVARAIASAPALRLAGVGGYEGALAHDASTASLERVRAYLAEMVRLHRELDAQGLYPAEGEVLLTAGGSAYFDDVAAILAPLRDPEGARGRPVDVLLRSGAYITHDDGFYRGITPFSRGGSGEGLRAAIHGWATVLSRPEPELVLVDAGKRDLPYDEGLPEVQAVRSLRGGPAMPFAGAAVTGINDQHAFIRVPADAVIEVGDVVRLGLSHPCTAFDKWRALPLVDDALADDPRVIGVIETCFG
- a CDS encoding bifunctional 4-hydroxy-2-oxoglutarate aldolase/2-dehydro-3-deoxy-phosphogluconate aldolase, whose translation is MLIPALEQDRTLAVVRAPRIDDPIALCRALAAGGIRTVEFTFTTPGVEAVIAEAVRGADGVIIGAGTVTDARSAEAALAAGAQFLVTPGISEGAAGVARDAGVPILLGALTPSEVMRAVALGAAAVKIFPAGLVGPAYLADLRGPFPDVRVVPSGGLDAGNAAEWMRAGALAVTAGTSVVGAARIQAGDWADVTERAREFSAAALSA
- a CDS encoding N-acyl-D-amino-acid deacylase family protein; translated protein: MTAVLLRGGLILDGSGRPGVIGDVLVEDGRIARAGGRISAPRARVVPAEGLAVAPGFIDMHAHSDLAVLTDPDHRAKATQGVTTEVLGQDGLSYAPVTDRTLPVVREQIAGWNGIPETVGFSWRSVAGYLEELDAHPLAVNAAYLLPHGTIRMNVVGLEDRPPTADELERMRAEVDRGMREGAFGLSAGLSYVPGMFAGTDELVELCTVVARHGGFFAPHQRSYGAGALDGYAEMIDVAARSGCALHLTHATMNFDVNRGRAGELLGLVDRAVAGGVDVSLDSYPYLPGSTTLSALLPSWVQAGGPESTLERLRDRDVRLRVARELATTGSDGSHGVAVDWAVVQVAGVRDASLAALVGRTIADLARSEGRPPEELYFDLLVRDRLGTTILHHVGDEDNVRAVMRHHRHTAGSDGILVGERPHPRAWGTFPRYLGRYVREEQVLTLEEAIVHLSARPARRLGLRDRGRVASGFVADLVLFDPERVADTATFDDPRRPAEGIPWVFVAGEPVIEDGERTPLSPGRALRHDARHC